Proteins from one Triticum aestivum cultivar Chinese Spring chromosome 7A, IWGSC CS RefSeq v2.1, whole genome shotgun sequence genomic window:
- the LOC123149796 gene encoding uncharacterized protein, producing MAQQADGIYDVPDGPPLMTINLKLSSENSFSEMHRSYASQMERLRKHLKKKFKTLVKGKRKFHLTPDGLAVFTVAFTDGERTVRAIIEGRHMWVRGFETTDGQVYEFKEKNQGHETKKYIKGSILLSHGGGYPTLLREGPPLENFEVGYPALKDMLDQLSHFDPTKSSVKSLRAMAALIIHTAESIKNNFICLIVLKSLDPKLGARKQELTDLGNGYIRSWAKISKLILRYLHISTKVWDVNEQKKVKNEEFYKVPCWTNDPKDVLNHIIFIKSDEYLDNVLHVQDGQTRTLPDVLQASTGVVVVGGVNLALNYATDIPCVAQVLLRATSLSSNVQVIEGEFPIYTDGHIDLCTMHLNLKKKEGHQEEVVKLTLTVSALRQATADANQVHDEGVYCKTTKGCVKDSKMSTAQLELYSENRELFDKLVDERVAESQAEYPTMDPMLLLCSKKESPLNLQDIGVGLVC from the exons ATGGCTCAGCAAGCGGATGGCATTTATGATGTGCCGGACGGGCCTCCTTTGATGACTATCAACTTGAAGCTGAGCAGCGAAAATTCCTTTTCAGAAATGCACCGCTCCTACGCAAGCCAGATGGAGCGCCTACGGAAACATCTCAAAAAGAAGTTTAAGACCCTCGTGAAGGGCAAGAGGAAGTTTCATCTCACCCCAGATGGGTTAGCTGTTTTCACGGTTGCATTTACTGATGGTGAAAGGACTGTCAGGGCGATCATTGAAGGAAGGCATATGTGGGTGAGAGGATTCGAAACTACAGATGGACAGGTGTATGAGTTCAAGGAGAAGAACCAGGGACATGAAACAAAGAAGTATATCAAAGGGTCAATTTTACTTTCCCATGGAGGAGGGTATCCCACGCTACTACGTGAAGGCCCTCCACTTGAAAACTTTGAAGTGGGCTATCCTGCTCTAAAAGATATGCTTGATCAGCTATCTCATTTTGATCCAACCAAGTCTTCTGTCAAGTCTCTGCGTGCAATGGCGGCACTGATAATACACACTGCTGAGAGCATAAAGAACAACTTCATCTGCTTAATTGTTCTGAAATCGCTCGATCCAAAGCTGGGTGCAAGGAAGCAAGAGTTGACAGATCTGGGAAATGGATACATCCGTAGCTGGGCAAAGATATCAAAGCTAATCCTGAGATATCTTCACATTTCAACCAAGGTTTGGGATGTAAATGAACAGAAAAAGGTTAAAAATGAAGAGTTCTATAAAGTTCCATGCTGGACAAATGATCCCAAGGATGTGCTCAATCATATCATATTCATAAAAAGTGATGAATATCTGGATAATGTTCTGCATGTACAAGATGGCCAAACACGAACCCTACCAGATGTGCTTCAAGCTTCTACAGGTGTGGTTGTCGTGGGAGGGGTGAACCTTGCCTTAAATTATGCAACAGATATTCCCTGTGTTGCTCAAGTGCTACTGCGAGCAACTTCATTGTCCTCAAATGTCCAGGTCATTGAAGGAGAGTTTCCCATCTACACAGACGGACACATAGACTTGTGTACAATGCATCTGAATTTGAAGAAAAAGGAAGGACATCAAGAGGAAGTGGTTAAGTTAACACTAACAGTGAGTGCTTTGCGACAGGCGACTGCAGATGCAAACCAAGTCCATGATGAGGGTGTGTACTGTAAAACGACTAAAGGATGTGTTAAGGACAGTAAG ATGAGCACCGCACAACTGGAGCTATATTCAGAAAACAGAGAATTATTCGATAAACTTGTAGACGAAAGAGTTGCG